One window of the Bradyrhizobium septentrionale genome contains the following:
- a CDS encoding ABC transporter ATP-binding protein, with translation MTAALIVARNATKVLPGIAPVTLVRDLNLSIGARELIAITGPSGSGKSSLLYMLGLLDLPSSGDILVNNRSTTAMSAEERAHMRLTQFGFVFQFHFLLPEFSITENVALPMRALGKLSQAAISARAMELLNSLDLGDHLRKRPDQLSGGQRQRVAVARALANDSPVILADEPTGSLDSISTMQVFEMLRDLVTEHGKTVVAVTHDVNLATQMHRRLHIVDGHLEKDERTPMAIAQGAG, from the coding sequence GTGACGGCAGCGCTTATCGTAGCACGGAATGCGACAAAGGTGCTGCCAGGCATCGCCCCGGTGACGCTGGTTCGCGACTTGAACTTGTCGATTGGCGCGCGCGAGCTGATCGCGATCACAGGTCCGTCCGGATCGGGCAAGTCATCGTTGCTCTATATGCTCGGTCTGCTGGATCTTCCTAGCAGCGGCGATATCCTGGTCAACAATCGCTCGACTACGGCAATGAGCGCGGAGGAACGCGCCCATATGCGGCTGACCCAGTTCGGCTTCGTATTTCAGTTTCATTTCCTGCTGCCGGAGTTCTCGATTACGGAAAATGTCGCACTGCCGATGCGTGCACTCGGCAAGCTTTCCCAAGCGGCGATCTCGGCTAGAGCCATGGAACTGCTCAACTCCTTGGACCTAGGCGATCATCTTCGCAAACGTCCAGATCAGCTCTCCGGCGGCCAGCGTCAGAGGGTAGCCGTGGCTCGCGCGCTCGCGAATGACTCGCCGGTCATCCTTGCGGACGAGCCGACCGGCAGCCTCGATTCCATCTCGACCATGCAAGTATTCGAAATGCTGCGCGATCTCGTTACGGAGCACGGCAAGACGGTCGTAGCAGTGACGCATGACGTCAACCTTGCCACGCAAATGCATAGACGGCTGCACATTGTGGATGGACACCTGGAGAAGGACGAGCGGACGCCGATGGCGATCGCGCAGGGGGCTGGGTGA